Within Vigna unguiculata cultivar IT97K-499-35 chromosome 2, ASM411807v1, whole genome shotgun sequence, the genomic segment GGAGTTTGTCTGAGTAGGGTTTAACCTCTTGATTCATATCATCATTGCAATGTTGGGAATATGGTGTCCTTATAACATTTGAAGGGGTGCACCCAATTAAACCAATTCTACTTATCACAAACTTCCGAGCTCCTAATTCATAAATTCTgtagaaaaaaaacaagaaaagatgAAGGAAACACAATTTTGTCATTCTCTGAGAAAAATTATGTGTAATCAAagtataaataattcataacaatTATCAGAAGATTACCTTGATACGTGAAGCCAATTGGTCAAGTAGGTAATCAGCATATTTTTCTGGATTAAGATTATTATTGGTTCCATTTGGGTACCTGAAATAATTCCACATGTAATCATTTGATCCAATTGAAAGAAGATATATGGATTTGGATAAGTAATGTCTTAGTTTCGTTTTGCTGTGTATGATTCCTTGAAGATCGTTGGCCACAGTTGAGGTGAAGTATTCAATTTGTTTGTCCAATGACAAGCATTCACCCTTCATcacaaatgaaaatatattgagAAATCAATAGGTGgggaattattattttatttatttatttattttggatctTACTACTCTAGTTGAATTCAAGATCCCACATGCGGCTGATGCATAGTTAATTCCTGTGACTATGTGATGTCTCTCAGTTTTGGGCACACCTAGGTATGGAGGTGGCATTGGCAATCCCAACCTAATAGCTACAAAAAGACAATAAATAATGCATAAAAATCCTCATAATTAATATTGCCTTTTTATGTTTGCATGGAAACATAAAACCTCAAACAAACAAGGACAAAGACAATGTTGTAGAGGAAAGGTAGAAAAGTTACTAATAAGGTCAGCAAAGGTTTTGCCATTGCTAAACCTGTCTGTGGAACAATTATTGAAGTCAATGCCATATGGAAATGCATTTGCCTTGGCAAGTGTGTTAACATTGTTGTTGTTTCCAGCATCTACAGTTGAATCACCAAAAACGAACAAAGCTGGCACAATCTTCTTTCTGGAATGTGAGGCATTGGCCAAGAATGCTAATTGTTGAGTTATGATTATGGATATAATCCagagattttttaaatttttttctattttgttttcttttgaagCAATTAAAGAATGACAATAATGTCTTAAATAATGGTTTTTGTGGTAATTATTACTATTTCATAACCaaaagtacaactcaaatgtgTTATCTCTCAACATGATTCATTGTCTAATTCCTTTTTTAGTAAATACTCTTTTATTATTCCTTTCCAAATTTTGAGAAGGctaacccatttttttttattcttccattttcatttaattttctcctttcttatttttttacctttatttaattatatatttctatatCAAACTTCATCCCTCATTCCATTTctcttaatttctaaattaatttattttcttttatttaaatagctCTTATTCCATATacatttaatcaaaatttattttagacaaAGGTTTTTTAATTTccccattttaaattttttggttttatttctcatttttttatcttaaaattgtTAGCATAGGTGACAAAGCATTATAAGTTCGTTTCGTGATGTTGATAAGTTGGTTTCATGATGTCTTTAATTGTGTTTGCAgctatttttaattctttttccattcttttaatattattgtaatcATTATGTAAAACACATATCACTATTTAAGATAATCCTGAGAAAGATACAATTCAGGTTTCATACCAATACACCAAATACGAATTGCAACACTCAATCTAGTACCCATGATCATATTATGCCACAATTACCTCAAAATCTTGAATACCATAATGAAtgtagaaaattgaaattttatgtccTTACTTAAATTTAGCAGCTCAAAGACAaccaataacaaaattaatcaCATAACCATAATTTCAACTACACACGAAACACCCAAACTTCTCGAACATAGAATCAATTGCAatttagcttcccttacttgtgAGATAGCTTAACAACTCTAGGGATGCCTAAAATACCTTCAGACTCATAGGTTGTATTTTATATACCTAGGAACATCACAAAAATGATATGACAAGATCATTAGGACCATTGGTCAGCGAAGAATTATATAGATGACTCTAAAGACAcatgcaaataaaaaatatccaaTGCAAGGGAATGAATGATgagtttttaaataatgaaactcgtttatgaACTTTTCTagtatactaaaatattataatatttacataatcgggtgtcaatattttaaaaccaccATCTATCCTAGAATACCATTTTCTAGGCCTTTACATTctcccaacaacaaaaattttttacCTAAAAAATTTGTCTTACCAGAGAATATGCAGGGGTATGACTCTTTCGTATCCTCCTTTAACTCCCAAGCGAAATCATATTTCCTCCTATCCCAGAAAACTTTGACTAGACTAGTCTTTCCTTTAAGATGTTAATGCATCTTGCTTCAACAAAGAGTTTTGATGATGGTGACTTATGGAGAAATGTGGAAGACTTAATGATGATTCATGGagaaatgttgaagacttaaagcTTAAAAATTGCTTggattcaagagatacattgaagacttCAAATTTTAGTAGTTTAGTTGTTGAAGTCTTATAATTTGTGTATCTTAATTAAAAGAGTTAAATTAGTAagtcaagagtcaaaaggcagATCCTAAGCAGTAGAGCAATGAGAgagttttaatttttgcaaGACTCAAGTGATAATCAATATTCTCAgtaaaaaatgattatatttgaGAAAAGcctttgtgataataaattatcacttatgataatcaattatcaacgacaattgtgacttaacttttcatattcttaacctaatttcaaaatatgattCTATAAAGAAAATGGTAGGCTTTCATTTGGAAATACAAAAGTTAGAAAAGTTTGAGTATTTGAGAACTCTCTGTGGAAGGCTTTGGAAACCTAGTGGGGGTAGGGcaataactttcatcaagtgggatcttgagtgattgagtgttgcAATTGTTGGTAGATGAAGTTTTTcatttcttgtgtgattcaacgaaggtttttcttcatctcttatgtcttcatcctttgtgtgattcaaaataGGTGTTCATCCCTTGtagatttcaagggaggtgtatTCAACTCTTGTggcttcaagagaggtgttttctgtCCTAAACTATTCTTATTCCTATTTgtaataagtttatttttagtgattgagttaatattatttttgagaTATTAACAACTAGACGTAGAGTCTTTTTGATCCGAACTAGTATAAATACATTGTGTTAGTCTTCTTTTTtccttactttattttattctctgTAGTCACATTAAAGAGaagaatttttaattgaaacattaaatattgggaaaaattttaaagtattaattttattaattaaaccaaTTTATCCCCTCTTAGTTTTTGTCCACTGTCCACACGTGAACATTTCGCTGCACGATTCTAACATAAGTTGCTTTGTCTGACATCCTTTATACCAACAGTTGAACCTCTACCAAGATCTTCTCTATTTTGAACGTCCTCCACTTCTAGCACATGAGAACTAGTAtcaatttggtcataatattatttttctgttcaatttggtcctaatattcatcaattttgtttaatttggtcccttttGCTAACACCATTAAAATAATTCAGGATTGTGAACACtaattgacacgtgtcatttcgtggttttttttttgttttttattatttatttcttttttaattttatttttattttaaaaaaatgtccacgtgtcaaacCAATATCATGCCACATGTTGGtgttagttttttatattcaataaagtcctaatattcattatttttgttcaattttgtcccattttttttttaaattgagtaaTTTTGTCCCTCTTTAAATTTGGACCAAATTTGGACCTCTTTAaagcttaaatatttttaatttagagttacagttggtttaaaattaaaattaaaattaaaattttaaaagtagggTATAACACTACTTCTACCGTAGCTGGATCCACAACTATCCCCCGAGTTGATATCACATGCCTTAAGAGCTACATTTCCTTCATccaaaactcacacttggataGTTTGACATGCAACTTCTTCTCCCTCAGGAAACTAAGCATTGTAGGCGATCAACATGCTCCCCATGAGTTTTAGAGTAGATaagaatgtcgtctatgaagactattACAAACTTATCAAGGAAAGGTCGAAAGATTTTGTTCCCATAGTCCATGAACAAGACAAGAGCATTAGttacaccaaaaggcataactacATAGTCATAATGCCCATATTTGTACTTGTTCTAAACATTTCAACCTTGACAAGAATCTGATGGTACCACGGTCTCAGGTCTATCTTTGAAATCACCATAACTCCATGCAacagatccatcaaatcatttaTCCTTGACAGAAGATACCTGTTCTTAATGGTCAATTTGTTCAATTGGATATAATTCACACATAGCCTGGATTAGATCTATCTATGAAATCACAACAAatccatgcaactgatccatcaaatcatttaTCCTTGGCAGAagatacttgttcttgatggtcaATTTGTTCAATTGGATATAGTTAACACATAGCCTAGAGCTAAAATCTTTCTTCTTCACAAACAACATTGGTGCTCCCCACGGTGACATACTCAATCTTATAAACTACTTCTCCAATAactcttctattttcttctttagcTCAGCCAACTTTGTTGGAGCCAACTGTTATGGAGCTATTGATACTGGCCCTGAACTTGGTACCAGGTCAATTGAGAACTCCACTTCTCCTTTAAGAGGCAACCCTTGTACTTCATCAAGAAAACATCTCCAAACTCCTTCATAATTGGTATATCCACACCTCCATCACCCTTCTCAACATCCAAGTGAGTTAAGATGATGAAACATTTAGACTTTTCTCTGTCTTCCTTCAACAATTGTTTGGACGACAACAACTCTAACTCCTTGGAGCTGgcaaacaacaacttcttcttaCTACAATCAATAAGAATGTCATTGACAAATAACCAGTCCATTCCTAAGATCCCATCTAGACTTTATAGACGTAGACAAATAAGGTTGACTTTGAACATCTAGCACAAAACACTCTACAACCATTGGACATCTAGCACACAACA encodes:
- the LOC114173608 gene encoding GDSL esterase/lipase At1g29670-like, whose protein sequence is MDWLFVNDILIDCSKKKLLFASSKELELLSSKQLLKEDREKSKCFIILTHLDVEKGDGGVDIPIMKEFGDVFLMKYKGCLLKEKWSSQLTWYLLSRINDLMDLLHGVMVISKIDLRPWYHQILVKVEMFRTTFLANASHSRKKIVPALFVFGDSTVDAGNNNNVNTLAKANAFPYGIDFNNCSTDRFSNGKTFADLITIRLGLPMPPPYLGVPKTERHHIVTGINYASAACGILNSTRVGECLSLDKQIEYFTSTVANDLQGIIHSKTKLRHYLSKSIYLLSIGSNDYMWNYFRYPNGTNNNLNPEKYADYLLDQLASRINRIYELGARKFVISRIGLIGCTPSNVIRTPYSQHCNDDMNQEVKPYSDKLPTKLQELQNMLSHSLFINVDTYNFFQKIRNSPDNFGFKNYFDSCVQGEKPCANRNEYYFFDFAHPTEAANKIFANECFNGTQLCFPHNIEKLIHAH